A genomic segment from Gavia stellata isolate bGavSte3 chromosome 4, bGavSte3.hap2, whole genome shotgun sequence encodes:
- the KCTD17 gene encoding BTB/POZ domain-containing protein KCTD17 — protein sequence MRMRMEGGEEMQGAVGLRCTWDIPPPAGTQAKWVRLNVGGTVFLTTRQTLCREQKSFLCRLCQGEELQSDRDETGAYLIDRDPTYFGPILNFLRHGKLVLDKDMAEEGVLEEAEFYNIGPLIRIIKDRLEEKDYTVTQVPPKHVYRVLQCQEEELTQMVSTMSDGWRFEQLVNIGSSYNYGNEDQPEFLCMVSKELYNSPNGLSSEPSHKAKKELLWLILQVSPLFLPFVLHAGPQSTEEYLEEEEQEVEEEAEADAEEKGAANP from the exons atgaggatgaggatggaggGCGGGGAGGAGATGCAGGGTGCCGTGGGGCTACGCTGCACCTGGGACATCCCGCCACCTGCTGGCACCCAGGCCAAGTGGGTGAGGCTCAATGTGGGGGGCACCGTCTTCCTCACCACCAGGCAGACCCTGTGTCGGGAGCAGAAATCTTTCCTGTGTCGCTTGTGCCAGGGCGAGGAGCTGCAGTCGGACCGG GACGAGACTGGTGCATACCTTATAGACCGGGACCCCACTTACTTTGGACCCATCCTGAATTTCCTGCGTCATGGGAAGCTGGTCCTGGATAAAGATATGGCTGAAGAGG GAGTCCTAGAAGAAGCTGAGTTCTATAACATTGGTCCTTTAATCCGAATAATCAAGGATCGACTGGAGGAGAAGGACTACACAGTAACTCAG GTGCCTCCTAAGCATGTCTACCGTGTGCTACAGTGCCAGGAAGAGGAGCTCACTCAGATGGTTTCCACTATGTCAGATGGATGGCGCTTTGAGCAG CTTGTGAACATTGGCTCATCCTATAATTATGGGAATGAGGATCAGCCAGAGTTCCTGTGCATGGTCTCCAAAGAGCTGTACAACTCCCCCAATGGCCTGAGCTCTGAGCCCAGCCACAAAGCCAAG AAAGAACTGCTATGGCTCATCTTGCAAGTATCTCcactctttcttccctttgtcCTGCATGCTGGGCCACAGAGCACAGAGGAGTacctggaggaggaagagcaggaggtggaggaggaggcagaagcagaTGCAGAGGAGAAAGGTGCAGCAAATCCTTGa
- the MPST gene encoding 3-mercaptopyruvate sulfurtransferase, with translation MSQQLLYRALVSAKWLSEAIKSQQAGLALRIVDASWYLPKMKRDPKREFEERHIPGAVFFDIDQCSDRTSPYDHMLPKADDFAEYVGKLGVGNDSHVVVYDGSDQGLFSAPRVWWMFRVFGHEAVSLLDGGLKNWQREGNVLSSGKSQVAPSEFHASLDKSLVKTYEDVFDNLDSHCFQLVDARAAGRFRGVEPEPRDGIEPGHVPGSMNIPFTDFLTESGLEKTPDQIRSLFQEKKVDLLKPVVATCGSGVTACHVALGAYLCGKPDVAVYDGAWVEWYMRAQPENIISEGKGKTV, from the exons ATGTCACAACAACTCCTTTACCGTGCTCTGGTGTCTGCAAAATGGCTTTCAGAAGCCATCAAGTCTCAGCAAGCTGGTCTGGCCTTGAGAATCGTGGATGCATCCTGGTATTTGCCAAAGATGAAGCGTGACCCAAAGCGGGAATTCGAGGAGCGCCATATCCCTGGTGCAGTTTTCTTTGACATTGACCAGTGCAGCGACCGTACTTCACCTTATGATCACATGCTGCCCAAGGCTGATGACTTTGCTGAGTATGTGGGGAAGCTGGGTGTGGGGAATGATTCCCATGTTGTGGTGTATGATGGCAGCGACCAAGGTCTCTTCTCAGCGCCCCGGGTGTGGTGGATGTTCCGGGTCTTTGGACATGAAGCCGTCTCCCTTCTGGATGGTGGCCTAAAGAACTGGCAGCGAGAGGGAAATGTGCTGAGCTCTGGGAAAAGCCAAGTAGCTCCCTCAGAGTTCCACGCCTCCTTGGACAAGTCCCTGGTGAAAACATATGAGGACGTCTTCGATAACTTGGATTCCCACTGCTTCCAACTGGTGGATGCGCGTGCTGCAGGACGGTTCCGGGGAGTAGAGCCAGAGCCCCGAGATG gaatTGAGCCTGGTCATGTCCCTGGGTCGATGAACATCCCCTTCACCGATTTCCTCACAGAGTCAGGCTTAGAGAAGACACCTGATCAGATCCGCAGTCTGTTCCAGGAGAAGAAGGTGGACCTCTTAAAGCCAGTGGTAGCCACGTGTGGCTCTGGGGTGACTGCCTGCCACGTGGCTCTGGGGGCATACCTCTGCGGCAAACCGGATGTTGCTGTGTATGATGGGGCCTGGGTGGAATGGTACATGCGGGCACAGcctgaaaatattatttctgagggaaaggggaagacaGTGTAA
- the LOC104255195 gene encoding thiosulfate sulfurtransferase isoform X1 has protein sequence MAPQVLGRALVTAKWLSEAVRAGRVGTSLRVLDASWYPPQERNARQEFKERHIPGASFFDIEECRDQSSPYDFMLPSESQFADYVGRLGVSNDTHVVVYDGDKLGTFYAPRAWWMFRAFGHKEVSVLNGGFKNWVKEGHPVTAEVSQPAPAMFKAKLNTALLKTFEEMMQNVGSLRFQVVDSRPEGRFRGTELDQGLESGHIPGAVNIPFHSFLTETGHEKSIEEIQQIFYEKKVDLSKPLTATCRKGVTACHIALAAYLCGKRDVAVYDGSWSEWFHRAPPRYKVSELKRNKA, from the exons ATGGCGCCGCAGGTGCTCGGCAGGGCCCTGGTCACCGCCAAATGGCTCTCGGAGGCCGTGCGGGCCGGGCGTGTGGGGACGAGCCTGCGGGTACTGGACGCCTCCTGGTACCCGCCGCAGGAGCGAAACGCCCGGCAGGAATTCAAGGAGAGGCATATCCCCGGGGCGTCCTTCTTTGACATCGAGGAGTGCCGGGACCAGTCCTCCCCTTACGACTTCATGCTGCCCAGCGAGTCCCAGTTTGCTGACTACGTGGGGCGCCTGGGGGTCAGCAATGACACCCACGTGGTGGTGTACGACGGGGACAAACTGGGCACCTTCTACGCCCCCCGTGCGTGGTGGATGTTCCGGGCCTTCGGGCACAAGGAGGTCTCCGTGCTGAATGGCGGCTTCAAGAACTGGGTGAAGGAGGGCCACCCCGTCACGGCGGAGGTCAGCCAGCCCGCCCCGGCCATGTTTAAGGCCAAGCTGAACACGGCCCTGCTGAAGACCTTCGAGGAGATGATGCAGAATGTGGGGTCCCTGCGGTTCCAGGTGGTGGATTCCCGCCCTGAGGGCCGGTTCCGGGGGACCGAGCTGGACCAAG GGCTGGAATCTGGTCACATCCCTGGTGCTGTGAACATACCCTTCCACTCATTCCTAACAGAAACTGGCCATGAGAAGAGTATTGAGGAGATCCAACAAATATTCTATGAGAAGAAAGTGGATCTCTCAAAGCCACTGACAGCCACGTGCCGCAAAGGTGTCACGGCGTGTCACATTGCCTTGGCAGCCTACCTGTGTGGCAAGCGTGATGTGGCTGTTTATGATGGTTCCTGGTCAGAGTGGTTCCACCGTGCCCCACCTCGCTACAAGGTCTCTGAGTTGAAGCGCAACAAGGCCTAG
- the LOC104255195 gene encoding thiosulfate sulfurtransferase isoform X2 has protein sequence MAPQVLGRALVTAKWLSEAVRAGRVGTSLRVLDASWYPPQERNARQEFKERHIPGASFFDIEECRDQSSPYDFMLPSESQFADYVGRLGVSNDTHVVVYDGDKLGTFYAPRAWWMFRAFGHKEVSVLNGGFKNWVKEGHPVTAEVSQPAPAMFKAKLNTALLKTFEEMMQNVGSLRFQVVDSRPEGRFRGTELDQGNGGLESGHIPGAVNIPFHSFLTETGHEKSIEEIQQIFYEKKVDLSKPLTATCRKGVTACHIALAAYLCGKRDVAVYDGSWSEWFHRAPPRYKVSELKRNKA, from the exons ATGGCGCCGCAGGTGCTCGGCAGGGCCCTGGTCACCGCCAAATGGCTCTCGGAGGCCGTGCGGGCCGGGCGTGTGGGGACGAGCCTGCGGGTACTGGACGCCTCCTGGTACCCGCCGCAGGAGCGAAACGCCCGGCAGGAATTCAAGGAGAGGCATATCCCCGGGGCGTCCTTCTTTGACATCGAGGAGTGCCGGGACCAGTCCTCCCCTTACGACTTCATGCTGCCCAGCGAGTCCCAGTTTGCTGACTACGTGGGGCGCCTGGGGGTCAGCAATGACACCCACGTGGTGGTGTACGACGGGGACAAACTGGGCACCTTCTACGCCCCCCGTGCGTGGTGGATGTTCCGGGCCTTCGGGCACAAGGAGGTCTCCGTGCTGAATGGCGGCTTCAAGAACTGGGTGAAGGAGGGCCACCCCGTCACGGCGGAGGTCAGCCAGCCCGCCCCGGCCATGTTTAAGGCCAAGCTGAACACGGCCCTGCTGAAGACCTTCGAGGAGATGATGCAGAATGTGGGGTCCCTGCGGTTCCAGGTGGTGGATTCCCGCCCTGAGGGCCGGTTCCGGGGGACCGAGCTGGACCAAGGTAACGGAG GGCTGGAATCTGGTCACATCCCTGGTGCTGTGAACATACCCTTCCACTCATTCCTAACAGAAACTGGCCATGAGAAGAGTATTGAGGAGATCCAACAAATATTCTATGAGAAGAAAGTGGATCTCTCAAAGCCACTGACAGCCACGTGCCGCAAAGGTGTCACGGCGTGTCACATTGCCTTGGCAGCCTACCTGTGTGGCAAGCGTGATGTGGCTGTTTATGATGGTTCCTGGTCAGAGTGGTTCCACCGTGCCCCACCTCGCTACAAGGTCTCTGAGTTGAAGCGCAACAAGGCCTAG